The Meriones unguiculatus strain TT.TT164.6M chromosome 16, Bangor_MerUng_6.1, whole genome shotgun sequence genomic sequence TTAGGAGAAACAGAAGAATCCaccaggaggagaaaggaaggaagagtgcCCTGATACAATGTGGCCCCACCCCCTAGGAGAGTGTGACAACTTGGATCCcagaaacaatgaaaccaagacaaGCCAGACTGATGCTACCCCAGAACCGGAAATGGAAGGGAGCTGGAGTCCTTGCCCAGGCAGTCTGGGATGGAAGGGGCCAGGGCAGTAACGGTGTTTGCCTTTCAGGAAATTAAAAGTCCCTCTCAATAACCATGTTAGTCTCCAACACTCGTTGCTGTGGCCAGTCCTGTATCCATAAAATCTGGGCCAGGGAAAGATATGAAAATTCATAAGCAAGAAAGCCAGCTTATCTCACTCTCTTTATGAAGCCTCTCTCCCTTGCCCCCACCTCGACTCAgtctctttttattgttattatttctaATGTTCTCATCACAGAGCTGTTTCTGACAGCCGGGAATATGTCCGAGAGGACTGGAAAGTATATGGATTTAGAAGAAATAGAGAACGCTGCCTCCCTGTTCCACGGCAGCTCTGCTGAGTCACTTCTACTGTAAGAAGAACGGAAGGTGTCAGAATTCTATTTCAGGACACACCATTTCAGGACACACAGAAGGCAAGTGGCCACCATGGCATGATGAAAGGCCTTGTTCTTCTCTATGGAGAGTGCCAGAAGAAATGTGTCCTCTGGTTTTATTATTGCCTCACATCTTGGGCACTGCTTCCTATGAGGGATGACGGGAGGTGACTGCTAAACTTCTGATGTGCACAAAGTCTAGCCAAGAGTAGAAAAATCTGAAAAGTCCCAATGAGCAAACACCCTTTTCTGGTGTTTTTCAACCCCATGGCCCTTTAAGAGCTGTGAAAACTAGCCAACTGCATTTACTGTTTACTTTAAAAACATAGTTAATTagctaagtgtggtggcacacacctttaatcccagtatgtaGACAGCAGAGGCGACAGAACTCAGCCATtacccagttcagttcccagcacctacgggAGGTGTCTCCCAACTGACTGTAACTCTACCTCCAGGAGGTCTGATGCCATCTTCTAGCCCCTGCAAAtaaatggtgtttttttttttgttttttgttttatttaagatATAGTAACCAAATTCCAAATGCTCACGTATTCTCATCAACACAAAAACTCCAGAGCTAGGTagttccaccccccacccccccacactgATGTATTTCACATACAAGAAACATTATATAAGCTGGGCGTGATGGCCTTTGATcccaggctgaggcaggcagatctctgtgagtttaaggccagcgtggtctacaaagcaagtccaggacaggcaaggctacacaaagaaaccctatcttgaaaaaaaaaaaggagaggaggaggaggaggaatccGAATTATATAAAGCAGTTCATTACAGTGTTTAGTtgtgattgaaaaaaaacaaagatatccaGGCATGATACCACAAGCCTGTGATACCAGcaaagagaagagacaggaagaccaggagttcaaggtcagctgtgTAATATGGTGAAACCCTGCCCaccccacaaaaataaataaatgaatgaaagctAAGCCACCTGGAAAGAAGTCAATAAAGTACAGGTGAACTAACTTATggttgaagccaggcatggtactGCAGGTTTGTAATCCCAaaggtcaggaggcagaggcaagagtgCTGTGGacggaggccaggctggtctacaaagagaatccaggacagccagggctgttacacagagaaaccccgtcccctcccccaaaaacacaaacaaagacaaGTGGAAGTGCCAAGCCCCGGTACCTTCTTTGGAGAGAAGGTTAAAAAGGGAGAAGTAGGTTAAAATGAAGTTGTGAAAATGGCCCTGACTAGTCCGAATTGTCTTCATGTCACAACACTGGGGACTCCTGTGAacagggaacagaggctgtctgaCGGTATAGCCAAGAAGGAGGCCACCTGCACAAGGGCAGCCTCAGAAATGCAGTGTCCACCCTTTGAATTTGGACTTTTCAGCGACACACACAGCAAGGCCTGAGCGAGCCACCAGTACTGTTTTGTTATAGCAGCTATAGCAGAGTGATACTGTCTGCACTGACATTTCACAACAGGAAGCACTCTGTGGCCTTCTTTTCCCTCTGGTTCGGTTTTACTCAGACAGGCTCTCCGTGCTGTCCAGTGGCTATGCAGACACAGCTGGCCTAGGAAACATAAATGACACGTGTTCACTTGTTTATTTTGGGAGTGTGTGCGCGGGGTCAAAGGACAGCTTCCATGAGCTGGTCCTTCTTCCACGTGGTTCAGGGGATGAAACACAGGTTGTCAGGGTTGGTAGCAAGTACTCTTACAGGCTGAGCCATCGTGCCAGTCCACAGGGaacaaagaggcagaaagagtgagaGTCTGAAGATTGCTGCACagagagttcagggccagcctgggtacATGGTAAGACTCCGCCCAAAAATccacataaataaatgagtgaatacAGTTGCATTATAAATGCCTTTATGAACTTTGGGAAAATCATTTATTTCACTCTATGAGATTCAGCCAAGTAATTCTACATACCATTTTAAACCAAAATCCAGAAGACATTTTGGTATCTCTAGCACAACAAAAGATCAGGGCACACCCACAGGGAATggttttttttaacagtttatcTACAAATAACATTAACAGGAGAACACATAGGATATAAACTACTTGTATCTAAGATCTTTAATGTACTCAAAAATGTTGAAATAAACTAGACTTACAACACTTTTCTCATCTAACAACATGGTTGAGCGAGAGGAGGTAAGCATCAGTGGTGCAGAGTGTCCGGGAGGTCCCCCGTTCAATCCCCTGCACAAAATAACACAGAGCACATCGTGAGGATGCATTGAAGGATGGAGGACTTGACTGAAGTGAGCAAGACATGAACAAAGGTACACTTTGGCGGTACACAAGAAGGCCTCGTCCTCTGTCAGAGAGCGGTGGCACCTcagatttcatagtttctgaacTTCCTCAGGAGCTCCGAGGGAGCGTCGCCAGACCAGCAGGAGCGAAGGTGGCCACAGTCCAAATCGGAGAGACCTTTTAGGTGAGGAAAGAGAAACACTTCAAACTGGAGGTAGGAGAAGACTCAAACTACCAGACTAAAGCAGCTTAGGGTTGGAaactaggctagcctggaactcacagagacctgcctgtactcTTGAGTACTGATATTATAGTCATATGCCACCAGACCTGCAAAGTATTCATATTTTATAGAAACAGATTACCTTACATTACTTtggaattcttttttaaagatttttttattattattatttattgtgtacacaatgttttacctgtatgtatgcctgcatgccagcagagggcaccagatctcattttagacggttgtgagccaccatgtggttgctgggaatagaactcaggacctcagaaccagtgcttttttttttaactttattttatggacattggtgaaggtgtcagatctattggaatgggcattacagacagttgtgagctgccatgtgggcgctgggaatcgaacccaggtcctttggtagagcagacagtgctcttaacctctgagccatctctccagcccatggaaTTCTGATGAACAgaaattacacttcattcatatGTACAAGGACCTCACGTGCTTAATAACTATCCTGTCCCAAAGAGGAAGATTTTCCCAAACCAGGAAAATTTTTCATAGTATTTTTACtaattcttttgagaactcttttGAGAACAATGTATTTTGAGCATATTCAGCCTTCCACTCCTCTCCCTAGCTCCTCCCAGGTCCACTCCTTATGTCACATCCCAAGccggctgggtgtggtggtgcacgccttttgtcccagtgcttgggaggcagaggcagttggatctctgagttccaagtcAGTCTGGTCTCCACACGTAGCGAGACCTGTCTAAGATAAAGATTTTTAAGATGCGAAACCTATTTTTAGGTTGGCATGGCTGTGCACACTAAAACAGGCTGGGGACTGCTGGGAGATTTCCAGCGAGAAGCCCGGCGGCACAGCTTacctggaaagcctgggtttgcGGGGGCGAAGCCCTTCGCTGGGGACCCAGATTCCTTTTGCACAATTCTCTCGGGGGTTGAATCTGCGTCCCCTTTCTTCGTTTCTCTTTGTTCGTTCGGTTCCTGGTTTTGAACCGTGTTGGTGTAAGTCTGGCCAGTGCCTTCCAGCATCAAGTCTTTCTTACTTCTCACAGCCCAGTGCATTGACTAGATGAATTAAGAGGAGACACAAGCATCATTTGGGATTTCTTTCTTACATCTGGTTGTTtactgggggggggagggtacaGGTAGAGGGGGGACagaagacagctttcaggagcCCATTCTTCCACCGGgggagttctggggattgaacttatgTCATCAGGTTTTGCTGGCATCCACTGaggcatctcaccagcccttgtcttctctgtttgtctgtctctctggttcctatgtagcccaggctggcctccaaccagtaagcttttggtttggttgtttggggCTTGTTATACAGATGTACAGAATTGAAACagatggagaagaaaagagaacaccACGTTCCTCCTGAAGAGATGgagacagttcagtggtagagtgcgtAACCCAAGAGAGATCTTGGGTTCAAGAACCACAAaaggtgggggtgaggggtaCTATGAAAAATGGGAGACTAAGAAAGTCAAAGGCATGGGTaacacactcctgtaatcccagcactgcagaggcagaggcaggctgatctctgtgagttcaaggccagcctggtctacagaattccaggatagccatagctatacaaagaaaccctgtctggaagaaccaaaaaaaaaaaaaaaaaaaaaaaacttaaacacataaaagccaggcatggtggcactcagaaaagtcaagaggcagaggcaaatgaatCTCTGATTTCGAGGTtcatctggtctacatagctagcCCAAGATAGCCAGGAGACATAGTGAAAtgctatctaaaaaaaaaaaaaaaaaaaatctgagcttaGAGAACTGAAAATGTAAACTTTAAGGTCACAGGttcttgggaggcagggacaggtggctCTCTAGAagatctaggccagcctgatctacagagagagttccaggacagccaaggctacacagagaaaccctgactcaaaaaaaaaaagaaaaaaaaaagccacaggtTAGGACCAGTGAAATGGATCAGTGAGTTAAAAAGCTTGTCACCATGCCTGACAACCCGAGTTTAAGCCTCAAGACTCACAGAGCGGGAGGAAATAACTGGTTCCTGCAAGTCTTCCTCTGCCCTCCATATGTGTGCCAtggcagacacacatgcacacccaccgacacacacacacacacacaactcagtAGGTACAGTAGGTAAAGGTATTTTCCACGAAGCCTTACTACCTGGCTCTG encodes the following:
- the Dnajc12 gene encoding dnaJ homolog subfamily C member 12; its protein translation is MDAILNYRPQGGEDYYALLGCDELSSVEQILAEFKVRALECHPDKHPENSKAVETFQKLQRAKEILTNAESRARYDHWRRSQMSMPFEQWEALSDSVKTSMHWAVRSKKDLMLEGTGQTYTNTVQNQEPNEQRETKKGDADSTPERIVQKESGSPAKGFAPANPGFPGLSDLDCGHLRSCWSGDAPSELLRKFRNYEI